The genomic window ggatttcaaaagacaaagaaaacctAAAAAAGCAGCAGGCTAGATGTTATCTCTGAATAAATCCCAGAAAGAGAAATACACAATAATTCTCCCTAaaatataggaattaatacagcATATGAAAAATAGATTCTCAAGAAGCTCAGGATTGCTGAATCCCATGCCAGTTACAGTATTCTCTATTGCCTTTATTGGTTAATGGCCATCTCTATGCCCAACTTGAAGAACAGAGATCAAGACAGTCAGAAAAAAAGCTTAGTGTCACTTGGATATGTTTGAGAAACATGTCTTATTCAAAGACTACATTTAGACTTTGGTCATCCATTAAAATTAGCAGCCTAAGGACTCTGATACTGATCACTCCTGTGGCTTTGTCTACAGGGAAGAAGTTTCTCATGTGATGTTGGGCTCTCTCTCCAATGACACTTTACTGAACACAGCTACCTTCATCCTTCTGGGTGTACCAGGGCTGGAGGTAGCCCATCTTTGGCTGGCAGTTCCATTGAGTGCCATGTACTGCATAGCCTTATTAGGAAATATTATCATTGTGACTGTGATCTGGACAGACAATGCCTTACATGAACCCATGTACTATTTTTTATGTATCTTGGCTGCTGTGGACATTGTCATGTCAACCTCAGTGATGCCCAAGATGTTGAACATCTTCTGGTCAGACAATGGCATTATTGGCTTTGCTGCTTGTTTCATTCAGATGTACATCGTCCATGCCACCACAGCTATAGAAACAGGGTTGCTCCTGGCCATGGCCTTTGACCGCTATGTAGCCATCTGCAAACCTCTGCACTACCAAACCATCCTCACATCACGGACCATGATAGGGATGGGCATGGGCATCATAGCAAGAGCTATCACAGCTATGATTCCAATGACCTGGATGGTGGTCCATCTGCCATATTGTGCCTCCCACAAGATCCCCCATTCCTATTGTGAACACATGGCTGTGGCCAAGTTGGCATGTGCTGATCACATGCCCAGCAGTCTTTACAGCTTAATCATTTCCTTCCTCATTGTGGGGACTGATGTGACTTTCATTGCTACCTCCTACAGTCTGATCCTCTGGACTGTGTTCAGTCTCCCCTCTAGAGATGCACGGGTCAAAGCCCTCAGCACATGTGGTTCACATGTGAGTGTCATGGTCCTCTTCTACTTGCCAGGCATATTATCCATTTATATGGCCTGGTTAGGGCAAGACATGGTGCCTTTGCACACCCAGGTGCTGCTAGCTGATTTCTACTTGGTTATCCCTCCAATGCTGAACCCTCTTATCTATGGCCTGAAGACAAAGCGTATCCGGGAGCGAGTGTGGAATGCCGTGGCCACCAGTCTCCCTGGCCATGCCTGCCAAAACTCATCAAAAGAGAAAAGACCTATTCGAGTGTTTGTTATGGAACACAGTGAGTCTACATGGGAGGCACAGACTCAGAAGTAAGTGAGGATGCTGAAATGTTGAAATGTTGTCTATATCTGTTATTCATTCCTACCAGGTCTGGTCTAGGAATTTTGTAGAATTCCTAAAACCATAGTGGCAGCCATCTTAGCTAAATTGTTTCCAAACTAATGAAGCTATTTCGGCCACTCCAGAATTTGTATTCCTTCTTTTGAATCTTTAGTCAAAAAGTATTTATCCATTGATTTTGATGGTCAGTTAGTGAGGCAAGAAGTATTTGTTGCAATTTCTATGGGTCAGACATGATGTCTGGGGATCcctagaaaggcaaaaacataaactttgctctcaaggagttcacactcTTATAGGAGAGATATCATatgtacaagatatatacagaaagaATGGAAGCTGATCCCAAAGGAGAAGATACTAGCAGCAAAGGAAATGGGCAAAGGCAtcctatagaaggtaggatttgagctgagatTTCATGGAAGCCTCTTCCGGAAGGTGTTTTAGTCTTTATATATCCACTATTGTAACACAttaaaataccaacaacatgggaaGGGGTTTCATTTAGCTAATAATCCTTGCCCACTTTCTCAATTATGTTGGGCTTTACATCCAACATTTGTTTCAATGCAGATGTGTAGACTTTTTCCATAGGGAGATCACATGTGGAAATTTAGAGAAATGATtttgcaatttggcaaggaataAAGTTGTTTCCCAAGATTAAGGCATATTTCTCAGTCACATTCTAAGCTTCATTGAGTACTGATGACATAGTAAGTTCATCTAAATACTTTCTTTCACTAAAATGTGGGATAGCTTTCAGATTTATTgcaatcacttaatctctttaaaAATTGAAGTCTTTGTCCCAACACAGGCTATAAAACTATACAGGATGGATTGATATTCTCAGCATGAACAGATCATCAAATCATCAAAACATAGAATATTTGACCTGGAAAGGACATTAGTCCTTTTAAACAAATTGATTCCAATTTATTCTCAACCAGTAATATTTTCTGTAAGAAGATTTTtaaatctgtctgtctgtctgtctgtctctgtctctgtctctgcattCTGTTGAAGCATGGGGGCTTgtcagaatataatttttgaaaaattcataAATAATTGCTAAATTTGTTAGAggtgaataaaaataaagatggaattttCTTATTCATAAGAACAAGGAATGTTTATGGAAATCTATTGCTGCAGAGTGCCAACTGGGAGAATCTACACACATTCTAAAGCTTGTCCAATCTGATCCTTTTTGCCTTCTGCTGCTCACATTTTTTAATAGGCCACAGAAAGGCTGAATgttgaaaggaaaaagggagtaGTGACTCCTAAATTGATGGAACTACATGGAAGTATTTATTTTTCAACACTTTGGGTTTCATCCTGCCTGATTTTTCCCAATAAATGAGATGACTATAAAGAGTGAAGCATTCTATGAATCAGGAGAgtcatgacaaagaaaaaaaagaagaatccagATAATTTGATGGGAGCTCAAAGAATAGATAGGAGAGGGACATTGCATTTTAGTTAATTGGTAGTGTATTTCAGAGCATAAATTTAGCTCTCCACCACAGGTGAGTGCCAATTGACTTACCTTTCAGGCTTGGGAGAGTTTATTCAGAAAGTATACACAGAGAAGGGAGTATACTATTATGTAGTTGTGATGTCTTATAACTAAAAAAGTGCTTTTGCAATGCACTTTGTTAATGAATTGACTTGTAATGGGACAAGTGGCTAATCTAAAATTTTAGGAAGCAGAGGAATGAGCCAGGTGTGGGTAGCTCTGGCAGTGCCACTCTTTTGTATAACTCTAGTATGTGCCATTTCAATCAGTTGTCATGTAGGCTATGTAAATTCTCATTAACATCCCAGGTAAC from Monodelphis domestica isolate mMonDom1 chromosome 4, mMonDom1.pri, whole genome shotgun sequence includes these protein-coding regions:
- the LOC100018390 gene encoding olfactory receptor 52I1-like; its protein translation is MLGSLSNDTLLNTATFILLGVPGLEVAHLWLAVPLSAMYCIALLGNIIIVTVIWTDNALHEPMYYFLCILAAVDIVMSTSVMPKMLNIFWSDNGIIGFAACFIQMYIVHATTAIETGLLLAMAFDRYVAICKPLHYQTILTSRTMIGMGMGIIARAITAMIPMTWMVVHLPYCASHKIPHSYCEHMAVAKLACADHMPSSLYSLIISFLIVGTDVTFIATSYSLILWTVFSLPSRDARVKALSTCGSHVSVMVLFYLPGILSIYMAWLGQDMVPLHTQVLLADFYLVIPPMLNPLIYGLKTKRIRERVWNAVATSLPGHACQNSSKEKRPIRVFVMEHSESTWEAQTQK